A part of Tardiphaga sp. vice304 genomic DNA contains:
- a CDS encoding amidase translates to MTSSIASLDLCTLADAIAAGEITSVAATTLTLDRLDTVGRKLNAVVRLDATRALEAADAADRKRASGATLPPLHGVPLAHKDLFYRAGDLSAGGSKIRTDFRADTTATVIDRLDAAGALDLGRLQLAEFALSPTGYNEHNGHALNPWNPAHVPGGSSSGSGVAVAARLVAGSLGTDTGGSLRHPGAMCGLVGLKPTWGLVPTDGVMPLSASLDCTGPLARNARDAARLLSVITAGDYESALGDGVSGMTIAIPGGYYRELLQPAIAVRLEQAVVAMRRLGVTTIETAPPDMAVVNALMHLMMSVEAATIHRRWLIERPQDYSDQVRSRIEPGLFYPATRYVEALSLRAQITQGWIASCIGRADLALLPAISIPVPTIAATTEGDPADVARVIGQLTHCTRGINYLGLPAASVPCGFDCEGLPVAFQLVGRPYAEATILRTIHAYQGVTDWHQRVPDAAELN, encoded by the coding sequence ATGACGTCTTCTATTGCCTCCCTCGACCTCTGCACGCTCGCCGACGCCATCGCCGCCGGCGAGATTACGTCTGTTGCGGCCACCACGCTGACGCTCGACCGGCTCGACACGGTCGGCCGCAAGCTCAACGCCGTGGTGCGGCTCGACGCCACCCGCGCGCTGGAAGCCGCCGATGCCGCCGACCGCAAGCGCGCCAGCGGCGCCACGCTTCCGCCGCTGCACGGCGTGCCGCTCGCGCACAAGGACCTGTTTTATCGCGCCGGCGATCTGTCGGCCGGCGGCTCAAAAATCCGCACCGATTTCCGCGCCGATACAACGGCGACCGTGATCGACCGGCTCGATGCCGCCGGCGCGCTCGATCTCGGCCGGCTACAGCTCGCCGAATTTGCGCTGAGTCCGACCGGCTACAATGAACACAACGGCCACGCGCTCAATCCGTGGAATCCGGCGCATGTGCCGGGCGGCTCGTCGTCCGGCTCCGGCGTCGCGGTGGCGGCGCGCCTGGTCGCCGGTTCGCTCGGCACCGACACCGGCGGGTCCTTGCGGCATCCGGGCGCGATGTGCGGGCTGGTCGGCCTGAAGCCGACCTGGGGCTTGGTGCCGACCGACGGCGTGATGCCGCTGTCGGCGTCGCTGGACTGCACCGGCCCGCTGGCTCGCAACGCGCGCGATGCGGCGCGGCTGCTGTCGGTCATCACCGCCGGCGACTACGAATCTGCGCTCGGCGACGGCGTCAGCGGCATGACCATCGCGATCCCCGGCGGCTATTACCGCGAACTGCTGCAGCCGGCGATCGCCGTGCGGCTGGAGCAGGCCGTCGTCGCGATGCGCCGGCTCGGCGTGACCACGATCGAGACTGCCCCGCCGGACATGGCTGTCGTCAACGCGCTGATGCATCTGATGATGAGTGTCGAGGCCGCAACGATCCATCGCCGCTGGCTGATCGAAAGGCCGCAGGATTATTCCGATCAGGTGCGCTCGCGGATCGAGCCCGGCCTGTTCTATCCGGCGACGCGCTACGTCGAGGCGCTATCGCTGCGCGCGCAGATCACGCAAGGTTGGATCGCGTCGTGCATAGGCCGCGCCGATCTGGCGCTGCTGCCGGCGATCTCGATCCCGGTGCCGACCATCGCTGCCACCACCGAAGGCGATCCCGCTGACGTGGCGCGGGTGATCGGCCAGCTCACCCATTGCACCCGCGGCATCAACTATCTCGGCCTGCCGGCCGCCTCCGTGCCCTGCGGCTTCGACTGCGAAGGCCTGCCGGTTGCGTTTCAGCTGGTCGGA
- a CDS encoding ABC transporter ATP-binding protein produces MSEPILTLTDVVVAFDALRAVDGVSLSVPRGQRRAIIGPNGAGKTTLFNAIAGAVPPTSGKILFDGHDVTKLPPHRRAQLGISRTFQITNLFPTLTVRDNMVLALRGLSPRKFSLFGAPDTDDTEASRIAVALTAALIGERADVIVKEMSYGEQRQLEIAIALVTTPTLLLLDEPAAGLSPSERSMIAEVIRSLSRDITVVLIEHDMDLALGLVDYVTCMFEGRVLVEEPPEGIRHNAQVQEVYLGKPRHA; encoded by the coding sequence GTGTCCGAACCGATCCTGACGCTGACTGATGTCGTGGTGGCCTTCGATGCTCTGAGAGCGGTCGATGGCGTCAGCCTGAGCGTGCCGCGCGGGCAGCGTCGTGCCATTATTGGGCCGAACGGCGCCGGCAAGACGACGCTGTTCAACGCCATCGCGGGCGCGGTGCCGCCGACCTCCGGCAAGATCCTGTTCGACGGCCACGACGTCACGAAACTGCCGCCGCACCGCCGCGCGCAGCTCGGCATCTCCCGCACGTTCCAGATCACCAATCTGTTTCCGACGCTTACGGTGCGCGACAACATGGTGCTCGCGTTGCGTGGCCTGAGCCCTCGAAAATTCTCGCTGTTCGGCGCGCCGGATACCGACGACACCGAAGCCTCGCGGATCGCGGTGGCGTTGACGGCCGCACTGATCGGCGAGCGCGCCGACGTCATCGTCAAGGAAATGTCCTATGGCGAGCAGCGCCAGCTCGAAATCGCGATCGCGCTGGTGACGACGCCGACCTTGCTGCTGCTCGACGAGCCGGCGGCAGGTCTCTCGCCGTCGGAGCGGTCGATGATCGCCGAGGTGATCCGCTCGCTTAGCCGCGACATCACCGTGGTGCTGATCGAGCACGACATGGACCTGGCGCTCGGCCTGGTCGATTACGTCACCTGCATGTTCGAGGGCCGCGTATTGGTGGAAGAGCCGCCGGAAGGCATCCGCCACAACGCCCAGGTCCAAGAAGTCTATCTCGGAAAGCCGCGTCATGCTTGA
- a CDS encoding ABC transporter ATP-binding protein: MLEVRDLHSGYGEAVVVRGVSLDVAPGEIVALLGRNGMGKTTLIRSIMGLVPPQIRAGTVAWRGENLVGMKPHDIANRKIAIVPQGRRLFPSLTVTEHLTMLKSPRAKDGWTVDRVFGIFPRLKERRHHRGGQLSGGERGMLAVGRALMIDPQLILMDEPSEGLAPVMVQHLESIILDLKKEGLSILLVEQNLYSALAVADRVYIMETGQIVHQGDAKEMSQQTDVLFQRLGVQ, translated from the coding sequence ATGCTTGAGGTCAGGGATCTACACAGCGGCTACGGCGAGGCGGTGGTCGTCCGTGGCGTGTCGCTCGACGTCGCGCCCGGCGAGATCGTGGCGCTGCTTGGCCGCAACGGCATGGGCAAGACCACGCTGATCCGCTCGATCATGGGGCTGGTGCCGCCGCAAATTCGCGCCGGCACGGTGGCCTGGCGCGGCGAGAATCTCGTCGGCATGAAGCCGCATGATATCGCCAACCGCAAGATCGCCATCGTGCCGCAGGGCCGCAGGCTGTTTCCGTCGCTGACCGTGACCGAACATCTCACCATGCTGAAAAGCCCGCGCGCCAAGGACGGCTGGACCGTCGACCGCGTGTTCGGGATTTTCCCGCGGCTCAAGGAGCGCCGCCATCACCGCGGCGGGCAGTTGTCCGGCGGCGAGCGCGGCATGCTGGCCGTTGGCCGCGCGCTGATGATCGATCCGCAACTGATCCTGATGGACGAGCCCTCCGAAGGTCTCGCGCCGGTGATGGTGCAGCATCTTGAAAGCATCATCCTCGATCTCAAGAAAGAGGGCCTTTCGATCCTCCTGGTCGAACAGAACCTGTACAGCGCGCTGGCCGTTGCCGATCGCGTCTACATCATGGAAACCGGGCAGATCGTGCATCAGGGCGACGCCAAGGAAATGAGCCAGCAGACCGATGTGCTGTTCCAGCGACTCGGAGTGCAGTGA